The genomic DNA TGATACTGAGCGCTAGTGAGCCCGTGTCGTGCTACCCATGTTGCACCCCCCGATTGCTCCCAAACACCCAGGTAAAAGTCTTGTCCATTCATGCTGTAGCCGCTAAGGATAGTTGGACGGTAGCCTTTAGCCGCCAGCTCCTCAAACACAGCTTGATACTGAGCGCTAGTGAGCCCGTGTCGTGCTACCCATGTTGCACCCCCCGACTGCTCCCAAACACCCAGGTAAAAGTCTTGCCCATTCATGCTGTAGCCGCTAAGGATAGTTGGACGATAACCTTTAGCCGCCAGCTCCTCAAACACAGCTTGATACTGAGCGCTAGTGAGCCCGTGTCGTGCTACCCATGTTGCACCCCCCGATTGCTCCCAAACGCCGATGTAGCGATCATAGGTAGGAGTAGTTGGATAAAGATTGCGAATGCCTTCAAGATCGTCAGGCTGGAGTGTGCGTAACGTGGAATTAGATTTAATTGTGGCAAACATTACACTGCCCACGACATCTGTGTGGTGCATACCAAGACAGTGACCAATTTCATGCAGAGCCAGTGTTTCAATGTCAAATCCGTTGGAAACTGCTCCATCCACCCAAGTGTGTTCCTGGTCATCAAAATGAAGCGGTAGCGGAGGATTGCTCACAATTCGTGAGAAGCCTGGAGGAAAGTCTGCATGAGCGAGGATACCACCCACCATTGAATGGTCTGGATCTTCTGCCTGACGCCATTCAATCAAGATATCAGGATTCTGGCTCTGAGCCACCTCTGTAAACGTTAGCTCGGTACCTGTTGCCGCCCAAGTGTTGAAGGCGCGACGCACGGCGTTCTGGACCACATCATTACTAAGTTGAACAGAGAGAGGGCCAAACGCATAAGTCAAGTTCCGGCGGTTCCAGGCCCCGGCCGTTCTAAAGGCAAGCGGACTTACGATGTCAGGAACTCCACATCGTGACGCTGTCATTGCCGCCCGTGTGGTAGCATCTAAATTGCCTGATGGGTTGATATTGAATCGCTGTTGAAAAGTCGTGAGTGCGTGAACTGTTGCATCGTCAAGCTGTCCGGAGGAAAGTGCAGCATCCTGCGTCAAGTAGCCGTAATGTCTAAGATAGTTCTGAACTTCAATTATACTGGGGTGATTTTCACCAGAATTCAGGTCGGGAGCTGCCCGAATAACGTTTCGGTCATAGGTTTGCACCCCCATCGCTGTAAAACGTTGAGTAGAAGAATTGGATGGAGAGCTTCCAAAATCAGTGCTAGTCATAATTACCTTTTTTGTTGATTAATTAGAGCGAAAAACGACCATTCCAAACATTTGTCTTGTTTGGCTTTGAACTGTGTTGGGAACCTGAATAAGCGTTTTCTTCACATCTTGTAGAAGAGAGGTCTACAGTCTGAGAGCGACCTTCAAGTTCAATTTGACAAATTTAGAGGAGCTAACAACTGGCCCGCATGGCTTAAAACTTGACCCGAAAATTTGCCCAAAAGTACGTAAGGACCATAGGAAACTAGAAAGGATTTTGTCTGGATACGTTGGCGTGGCATGAGCCGCTTAGTCAGCCAGGGCACAAGCCAGGCAATTCCAAATGCAGTAACCCAAGAAGATAACCCAGGAAAATTTGCATTCGTTGAGGCCTGCTCGGTTTGAAAATGCATCCCTATAACAACGGCAAGTAACCTTGTAAGTTCCTGTGCGTGGGAAACAATTTCCGATCGAGAGATGTAAATAGCTGATTGGATGGGGGGCTTGCCTTTCCCTCTTTGCACAAGGCCCAGTAATAACGCCATGGTCATCGCATCGGCGGCACCATCTTGTTCCAGCCCGAATGTCCGTTGAAATTGTCGAACTGCTGCTTCCGTATTTTTCCCATAGTCACCAAGCCGATCGCCTGTAGTACGGAAGCCTTCTTCTCGCAGGCGCTCTTGAAGCTCTATAACCGATTGTTTTGCTCTAGTTGACTCGTGCTGGACACCAAAATACAGATTGGGGTAACGGAGGGCCGTCCAGCTAATAACCCCTGCGACACCATCCGCTGGGATCTCACGCCCTTTTTGGAAATCTTTTAAGGCCTCTTCTGTACATTTATCAAACTTTCCTGTGATTGGACATGGGTAACCATTTTGATTGAGAAGCTCTTGCAGGGCAGTTGTCGCGCTCGCCATACTATCAGGAGACTGGTCGAGACAAAGCGTTGGAAGGTTGGAGGTGAGAAAAATCGGTTTGCTTCGAGTTAACTGATTTTCAGTCTGACCCGCCTGAGTTCCTCTGAATCGAGCCTTAAGCAGTAAACTTCTGAGCCACATGAAAACATGATTGCTAGGCATTGAGATCTCCTATTGCTGTAAAGATTTTTAGGATCAAAAGGAATTAATACGTCGCCTAGCTACACTCAACTAACAGGGTTGTGGCATCATCCAAACCCACAACAGTGACCACCTGCCCTGGGTAAAGCTGAACCACTCGGCCAGGACAGACTAGGACTTTGAAGCGCCATGAGGTGCCAAAACACAGGACCCGAAAACCTCCATTCGCAACAGCCTCAATTCGTCCTGAGACTCGGTAAGCTAATTTACAGGTAGGTTGGGGAGGGATAAAAAACAAGCTCATACAATTCTGGTGGGTATATTACAAAGGGGTTGACTGAAAGGTTTTTCTGAAATAAAAAGCTGATCAGAAATGTTGCTGTGAACAACACTTCTAATCAGCTATGGCAATCGCAGACCTTAAGCTGGAAAACTCGCCAATTTTTCTTTAGAGTCCGGCAATTTAGCCGTGACTCATCATGAGACTAAATTCTTTTGATCACTATATTTTTTTGCCCAGCGATCGAATTGGGACGAAGTAACGATAAATTTTCTAGACGGGCATCCTCTCAGAATTAGTCTAAATAGCCGTTCACTTTTCGTCCGCTTCGCGATCTCAATCGAGACACCTATCTCTGCAAAGCCAGTACCCCCGCTAGCCTCATCTAGACTAGAACTCAGACGCGCTAAAAGTTCAGTCACGAAGTTATCCAAAGTGTCACTATCGCTGTGGTTTGCCATACTTAGTCTCCGGGGGCAGGTGATTTTAGATCGAGCAATAACTAGAAGCATGGCTACGTACACTATGTGTGTACTCAGGCCAATGATTGCGTTGAGCAAGGTTTTGAGAGACTCTCAATTTCCCTAAAACTCAGCGGTTAAGGCATTATTGGATAGGGGGCTTTGACCTTTTATTCGGCCTAACCGTTAAACTTGCACTCGCCACACCAGAGATAATTCGACTGTTCAATCAAGCGCTCCAGCTTAAAAGAAGTCAACTAGCTAAATTCCCTAGTTGGCTATTTTCTAGGGTTGTTGCTATGGTAGACGTAGTCGGACAAAAAGACAATTTCTAAATCGG from Trichocoleus desertorum ATA4-8-CV12 includes the following:
- a CDS encoding matrixin family metalloprotease, which translates into the protein MTSTDFGSSPSNSSTQRFTAMGVQTYDRNVIRAAPDLNSGENHPSIIEVQNYLRHYGYLTQDAALSSGQLDDATVHALTTFQQRFNINPSGNLDATTRAAMTASRCGVPDIVSPLAFRTAGAWNRRNLTYAFGPLSVQLSNDVVQNAVRRAFNTWAATGTELTFTEVAQSQNPDILIEWRQAEDPDHSMVGGILAHADFPPGFSRIVSNPPLPLHFDDQEHTWVDGAVSNGFDIETLALHEIGHCLGMHHTDVVGSVMFATIKSNSTLRTLQPDDLEGIRNLYPTTPTYDRYIGVWEQSGGATWVARHGLTSAQYQAVFEELAAKGYRPTILSGYSMNGQDFYLGVWEQSGGATWVARHGLTSAQYQAVFEELAAKGYRPTILSGYSMNGQDFYLGVWEQSGGATWVARHGLTSAQY
- a CDS encoding peptidoglycan-binding protein; this encodes MPSNHVFMWLRSLLLKARFRGTQAGQTENQLTRSKPIFLTSNLPTLCLDQSPDSMASATTALQELLNQNGYPCPITGKFDKCTEEALKDFQKGREIPADGVAGVISWTALRYPNLYFGVQHESTRAKQSVIELQERLREEGFRTTGDRLGDYGKNTEAAVRQFQRTFGLEQDGAADAMTMALLLGLVQRGKGKPPIQSAIYISRSEIVSHAQELTRLLAVVIGMHFQTEQASTNANFPGLSSWVTAFGIAWLVPWLTKRLMPRQRIQTKSFLVSYGPYVLLGKFSGQVLSHAGQLLAPLNLSN